In the genome of Actinomycetota bacterium, the window GGCGGTTGCGGTGATCCAGGAGCTCGACCGCCGGGGGATTCTCCACTCCATCTCCAGCCGCAACGACGAAGGGGCGGCACTCGAGCGACTTAGGGAGGCCGGACTGGACGGCTACTTTCTGTACCCCCAGATCAACTGGAGCACCAAGGCAGTGGGGGTCAAGAACATCGCCGAGCGACTGAACATCGGAGCCGACACGATCGCATTCCTGGACGACCAGCCCTTCGACCGCGACGAGGTACGCGACTCGCTTCCGGACGTCCGCTGCTACGACTCACGGGACCTGTCGTCGCTGCCTTCGCTCCCGGAGTTCTCTCCCGTCGTCACGTCGGAGGCCGCCGCGCGTCGAGAAATGTACAAGGCGGGCGAGCAGCGGGACCTCGAGGAGGAGGCCTTCCAGGGTCCTCGCGAGGAGTTCCTCGCCGGCCTCGGGATGGTCATGAGGATCTCGCCCGCAACACAGCCGGACCTGGCACGCGCGGAGGAGCTGACCGTCCGTACCAACCAGCTCAACACGACCGGACGCACCTACTCCCGCGAGGAGCTCGAGTCGCTGATGGACTCCCTGGACCACCTGCTCCTGGTCGCCTCGCTCACCGACCGCTACGGAACCTACGGGACGATCGGCCTGGCG includes:
- a CDS encoding HAD-IIIC family phosphatase — protein: MKHVKCLVWDLDDTLWDGILLEDPSVRVKPEAVAVIQELDRRGILHSISSRNDEGAALERLREAGLDGYFLYPQINWSTKAVGVKNIAERLNIGADTIAFLDDQPFDRDEVRDSLPDVRCYDSRDLSSLPSLPEFSPVVTSEAAARREMYKAGEQRDLEEEAFQGPREEFLAGLGMVMRISPATQPDLARAEELTVRTNQLNTTGRTYSREELESLMDSLDHLLLVASLTDRYGTYGTIGLALVQTSDHAWRLKLLLMSCRVMSRGVGGVLLQHVMRLARDAGSHLEAEYVPNDRNRMMLVTLRFAGFKEVASEGDVMTLGATREPAAPPDYVRLLLD